Below is a genomic region from Maridesulfovibrio ferrireducens.
GTCTACAGTGAGAAGGGCGGTACTAAAGTTGTAAAAGTTCAGCCTAATGAAATTTTCCGCTGGGCTTTATCACTTGCACAGGCTGAAGAAGTAGCCAAAGGTGTCCGCTCAATAAGTCATGCCTATGGTGGTATGATTATGGATACTGAATTCTGTCTCGACGCATCGGATCGTTTATGGTTTGTGCAGGCTCGCCCTGAAACTCGCTGGAATGAAGATTTTGAACAGCATCCGGATACAATCTTCATGCGCAGACTTGAAGTTGATCCCAAGGCTCTGGTTTCAGCAGAAGTTCTTCTCGAAGGTAACGGAGCTTCTCGCGGAGCCGGTCAGGGTACTGTTAAATATCTGCGTTCAGCCCTTGAGCTTAATAAGATTAATAAAGGTGATATTCTGGCCGCAGCTCGTACCGACCCGGACATGGTGCCGGGAATGCGTATTGCCGCAGGTATTATGGCCGATGTCGGTGGTGACACCAGTCATGCCGCGATTACTTCCCGTGAACTCGGAATTCCCGCAATCATCGGTATTCAGCGTCTTGAAATCCTTCGTTCACTTGATGGACAGGAAGTCACTGTCGACGGTTCCAGAGGTAAAGTTTATCGCGGACTGCTTCCATTGCGTGAAGTTGGCGGTACAATTGATACCTCTAAGCTTCCTGCTACCAAGACCAAAGTCGGGCTTATCCTTGCTGACGTTGGACAATCACTCTTCCTTTCACGCCTCAGAGAAGTTCCTGATTTTGAAGTGGGCTTGCTGAGAGCTGAGTTTATGCTTGGTAATGTCGGTGTCCATCCATTGGCCCTTGAAGCTTATGATAACGGAGCTCTTGATAAGTTAATTCAGGATAAACTTGATGAACTTGATGCAAGACTCACTGCTGTTATGAGATCTCAACTTGATTCCGGTCTTATTTCTTTGAATATTAAGCTGAGGGAATATGTAGGGGCTCTTACCGGGCTTGCTGATGAAATGGATGCGCTTGCCAGCGGTGAAAATGCCAGAGGAACTGAAGAAGTTCTGGCAATGCATCGCAGGCTCAGAGAGCTAGATAAAAAATTGGATAATTATTTGATGCACGGCGCAGAAAGTCTATATATTTTGAAGACTTCTGTTAAAATTGAAGAGCATGTTAAAGCCGTTTTAGGACTCCAGCACGGTGTTGAAGAAAACGCAGATTCACGCTTTATCTATAGACGTTCCGAGTCTTCTGATGAAATTTCAGAGATGTTGGAACAAGCTGTCAAGAATCCGATTGTTATTGAACTTAACGAAAAAATTAAAGCTTTACGTGAAGAAGTTGCTCGTAAGATGGGACTTAAGTCTGAAATGGACGAGGTTCGCACCTTAAGAAAGCGTATTTTTGAACTTCTCCAGTCTCGCGGACTGCGCTCAGGTAAGGAAAATTATATCCAGACCTTGTCGCAAGGACTTGCTTTGTTCTCGATGGCTTTTTACGGCAAAGACATCATTTACAGAACCACAGATTTTAAAACAAACGAATATCACAACTTGCTTGGCGGACTTCTTTTTGAAAATCATGAAGATAATCCGATGCTTGGATATCGCGGTGTTTCCAGAGATGTCCATGATTGGGAGCTTGAAGCTTTCAAACTGGCAAGGGGGGTTTTCGGTGGAAAGAATCTTCATCTGATGCTTCCTTTTGTTAGAACAATTGAAGAAGCTCGGAGCATGAAACGTTATCTTGCTCAGGTTCATCATCTTGAATCCGGAAAGGATGATTTGAAGCTTATCCTGATGGCGGAAATTCCAAGTAATGCAATTCTCAGTAAAGAGTTTATTAAAGAAGTTGATGGATTCTCCATCGGCTCGAATGATATGACTCAGCTTGTTCTCGGAACAGACAGAGATAATTCAAGATTGCAGCATATTTACGACGAAGAAGATCCTGCGGTAGTATGGGCGATTCTTTCGACTATATTCACCGGGCAGAAATTCAGTAAGAAAATCGGTTTCTGCGGTCAGGGCGTCTCGAACAGTGTCATCCTGCGCGGGGTTGTCTGCATTGCCGGTATTGTTTCCGCATCTGTTGTGCCTGATACTTATCTTCAGACAAAGCTAGATATGGCTGCTGTAGAAGCTGAAAACATTAAGGTTAGCGAACTTGGTAAGTGGATAAATGCAAGACATTTTGAACGGCTCGCTAAGTTGATGGAAGGAAATGGATACGGTCATATTATTAAGAAATATAAAACACCTGAAGATCTCGAAGATTGGTATGAAGGTGAAATAAGAAGACTTAATGAGCAGCTTCGTGACAACATAGATACTCCTAAGGAAGATTTCTACAGACAGGAAATGAACGCTTTCCGTGGAACATTCCATAAGCCTGTGATCTATTCTGCATGGAACTGGTCACAAACAGTCGAAGATGCAATGCATCATGCCGGATTTGCTACTTTTGAAGATCAGGAAGCGGCTCTGAAGAAACAGTATTCTAAGAAGTGGTAAAGTTATATTGATCAATTAGCAGGACCGACTCAGTTAAGTATCGGTCCTGCTAATTGTTATTTGTATGTTCTCTGGAGTTTAAAGAGCGAGCCTTGACAGAAAAGGTGGGCAAAGGCATATTTGCGGCATAACAGGAGCCAAAATGTACCAATCTAAATGGTTTGTAAAAATAACTCTCACGACAATCAGTCTGTCGATGCTTATCCTTTGCGGTTGCTCCATGAAGTCAGATAATTATGTTGGAAGTCAGGATTCTTATGGTTCAAGAGTTTCACGTAAACTCGGACGGGGAATGACTAATATAATAACTGCTCCGATAGAAATTCCAAATCAGGCTGTTAATATGTCTGCTGAAAGTGATGTCCCTGCCGAGCAGTTGGCTGGATATTTCGGCGGTTTCATAACAGGTTTTGTGTATGGAACCGGAAGAGTTGTTTCCGGGATGTATGATATTGTTACTTCTCCTTTTGGCGGGCCTGCCGGTCCTACAATGGATGAGGAGTTTATTTCGTCCGAATTTGCTGATAAAGTTGAAGAGCGTAATGACAGTTATATGGATATTACCAACATAGCTATGGATTGATTTGTGTAGTTTTTAATTACTCGATTATTATCTTGCTAGACAAAGTTATTTAAAAATTTAACCCTCCACAGGATTTTCCGTTGGAGGGTTTTTGTTTGTATTTATTCCAAAGAGATGAAGGATTAATATGTTAAAGAATACAGCGCTTTTTATTATATTGGCAATGTTTGCATCGGGTTGCGTTAGCAAGCAAGGATTAAAAGAGCAGATTGCTCAAGTCATAAAGGACAATCCGCAGATTGTTTTAGATGCTATGCGTGAAAATAACATTGAGCTTCTTACAATAGTAGAAAGCGGTATTGATTCCCGGAGCGAGTTGAAGCGTAGAGAGAAATTTCAAGCTGAAATTGATAATCCTCTGAACCCTGTTATTTCTCCTGACAGAGCAAGCATTGGTAATCCTGAAGCACTTGTTACCATTGTTGAATATTCCGATTTTCTTTGTCCGTATTGCAGTAAAGGTGCAAAAGTTGCGCGGGATCTTGTAGCCAGTAATCCCAATAAATACAGATTGATATATAAACATCTTCCTTTGCATGAAGAATCAAAAAAGCTTGCGGCTGTCTATGAGGCCATTGCTCTTTTAGATAAAGAAAAAGCATTCAAATTTCATGATGTCGCGTTTGAAATGCAAAAAAGTCTGTATAACGATAGTGATGGAAAAATTTTAGGCAAGATTTTGCTCGACCTTGATATTGACTTGATTGAGTTAGAAAAGGTTTTGAAATCTAATAAGATTGTTGAAAATCTTGCCGGAGATAAAGCCGAAGCCAAATTGTTTGGATTTGATGCAACTCCTACTTTCCTCGTTAATGGAGTTTCAATTCGCGGCTATGTTCCTGCTGATAAATTTGAATCGATAATAGGGCTTATTCTTGAAAAAAGTCCCAAAAAAGAAGCTGATGATGGCGAGGTTTGTGAAGACTGCCTGAATAAAATGTAATTTTTGTAGAGAAATAAAATGAGAGATGTAACTAATATTGTTGACCCTCCAGAAGATCTGCATATTTGTTTCGGAGGGGGAGATTTTCGTAAAATCGGTCAAAAAATGATCGCCGTTTGTAAGGATAAGTTGGAGTTTGCCTCTGATGAGAAAGTTTTGGATATTGGTTGCGGAGTTGGAAGGCTTGCTTTTCCGTTGTTGGAATATCTGAATGAAAGTGGCGGGTACGAAGGATTTGATACTTTTCCAGCCGGAGTTAAATGGTGTTCTGAAAATATTACTCCTGAATTTTCAAATTTTAATTTTAAGCAAGTTGATATTTTCAATACAACCTATAATCCATACGCTCAGACTAAAGCTTCTGAATTCATTTTTCCCTATGAGGATAATACCTTTGACCTCGTGTTGTTGAATTCAGTCTTCACTCATATGATGCCTGATGATATCATTAATTATCTGTCTGAAATCGATAGAGTTTTAAATGATAACGGTAGAGTGTTCGTGACGTTTTTTCTGATCAATAAAGAGTCTCTTGAATTGATGGATCTAGGAAAAAGTGTTCATGATTTTCATAAGTTCGGAGTTTTTTATACCGCAGACCCAAAAGAACCGATGGACGCTGTAGGGTATGATGAGCAGTTCGCATTTAATCTTTTTGAGAAGCATAACTTTAAAATTAAAGAAGTCATGTACGGAAATTGGAGTGGCATAAAATCAGGCAATCATCAGGATATTGTGTTGCTTACACGGTGATTATTTTTTGCCGTGAACCTTTCTGTTTATAAGGTGAGCCGAAACTCCGCCTCCGAATCCGTTATCGATATTAACAACGCTTACGCCAGGCACACAGCTGTTCAGCATCGAGAGCAGTGTAGTCATTCCACCAAGGTTTGCGCCATAACCTACGCTTGTCGGCACTGCGATAACCGGAGCTGATACCAGCCCGCCCACGACCGTTACAAGCGCTCCTTCCATTCCTGCGACAACAACGATGGCGTTGGCTTTGCGTAATGTGTCAAGGTACGGGAACAATCTGTGAATTCCCGCAGCTCCGACATCATATATCCGTTCAACCCGGTTACCCATAAGCTCTGCTGTGATTGCGGCTTCTTCTGCAACTCTGATATCCGAGGTTCCTCCGGTTACAATTGCTATACCTTCAAGTTTGTCCTGTTCAACTATATTAACTGCGATGATAGCCGCATCTTTATAGTAGTTTGCTTCTGGAAGCTCTTTCAAGATAAGTTGAGCCTGATCGCTTGAAACTCTGGTAAAAATGCACAGACCTGTCATGTTTGCAGCGGCTTTACATATGGATTGTAAATGTTCAGGGATTTTGCCCGGGCAAAAGATTACTTCTTCAACTCCGCACCTGAGTCCGCGATGAGTATCAAGCTTTGCACAACCTAAGTCTTTATAAGGTAGCTGTGAAATTGTTTCCAAAATTTCAGAATCGTCTATCTGACCATTTTTATAAAGTTGAAGCAGCTTAATCAGCTCAATCTCGCTCATTAGAATCCTTTATGGGTAAGAAGCATTGTCGCTTAACTTCTTCTGAAATTATGCGTGGAGACAATCCGGTTTGTTTTGAAATTTCTATTAAATCATCAAATTCTGGTTTTCTACTGATCAAATGTTGATCAAATGTAGATATTTTAATTCTTATTGGATATTTCGTGTCGTTTATTTCAACTTTGTATTTATCTATTTTCCGTTCAGCTATAAATCTATCAACTACATGGGTGCGAACTCCGATAGAGCCTGTTTGCTGCATTAGTTTGCAGCTCATTTCTCTTTCTTCTCCGGGGACGCATAGAATTGAAACGAGGTGTGCCGGGCGGTTCTTCTTACCTGTTGCGGGTGTGATGTAGGCATCGAGAGCGCCAGCGTCAAGCATCTCGTTTAGTGCGTGTCCTAAAATTTCTCCGCTTGCATCATCAATCAAAGTTTCAAGTAAAATTGCTTGCTCAATGTTTTCACAGGATGAAATATTTTCAATAATTCTTATGATATTGGGAGATGATTCTAATTCCGCATTTCCGGCTCCCTGTCCTGCTTTGAGAGGGGTGGACGTTGGATAAATCTTTATAAAATCATCTACGATACAGGCGAGCAGGGCAACTCCAGTCGGGGTGGCTAGTTCAAACTTTTCAGTTGAAGACGCTATGGGGATTGCTCTTTTGCATAAAATTTCCAAAGTAGCAGGCGCCGGAGCAGGGAGTTTCCCGTGATCCATTGAAATAATACCATTGCCGACAGCAACGGGCAGGCAGGAAATTTGTCCGTCCATAAATTCGTACTTATCCAAAAGCCATAGAACTCCGGCAATATCTATAACTGTATCAACAGAACCTACTTCGTGCAGATGATAGTGTCCTTCGTGAACGGCAGACTCAGCTTCTGCAAGCACGGATATGACCTCAAGTCCTTTATCGATTACTGTCGGACTCATTTCCATGAAATTTGAAATGTTCTTGAAAGCTCTTGCAAGATCTTCTGCTGAAGCAAAGCGTTCACCTTTAAGCCCGATGTCCATTTTTATAGCGCCTATTCCCATAGAAGTGGTATGGATGGCTTTAATGGACGCGGTGCAATGAGTCAGTTCGCAAATCGCCTTACTCAGGAGAGGGAGGCATTCCTGGTCGCCTGTAAGGTCAAGTAGGGCGGCTAGGAGCATGTCTCCGGCAACTCCGGCCATTCGTGGATCAATTAATAATGATTTCATTTTTAGCCCTCAGCAACTGACTGGTAAATCAGTAGAGTTAAAAATTAAAAAGCAGGATTTTTATGCCAGCGATATGCGGTTTCGATGATTTCACGAAGATCACCATATCGCGGTTTCCAGTTTAGCAGTTTGTGTGCTTTAGAGCTGTCGGCAACTAATCTTGGAGAATCGCCGTCCCGTTTTGGTTCAAACTCGTATGGAATTTTTCTACCAATGACATCTCCGGCTGCTTTGATTACATCCAGAACACTGAACCCGTTGCCGTTACCCAGATTGAAAGAGTGTGCTCCCTGCGATGTTTCGAGAAATTCTATGGCAGCAAGGTGAGCTTCGCATAAATCCTGAATATGAATATAATCTCTGACGCAGGTTCCATCTGGAGTAGGGTAATCGTCGCCATATATTTTGAGTTTACGGCCTTGGTCAATGCTGCTTAGCAATATGTTGGGAATGAGATGTGTTTCCGGGCGATGGGCTTCACCTATGAGTGCATCGGGGTGAGCTCCGGCAGCATTGAAATATCTGAAACTTACGGAGTTGAAATCGTACGCGGTGGCATAATCTTCAAGTATTTCTTCAGTGTATAGTTTTGTTCTGCCGTAGGGGTTAAGCGGAGCAAGTGGGTGGTTTTCGGTAATCAGGTCCATAATAGGATCGCCGTAAACCGCGGCCGATGACGAAAAGACAAATTTATCTACACCATTATTACGCATGGCCTGCAATAAATTTAAAGTCCCCGTGACGTTGTTATCATAGTATTGAAAGGGATGTTTAACTGAGTCGCTAACTACAATCAGACCTGAAAAATGGAATACAGCATCAAATTTTTTCGAGCTTAAAGCTTTTTCAAGATCATCCGGGTTGCGCAAATCACCCTGTATAAAATCGCCCCATTTCAGGGCCTTGGAGTATCCGGTAGAAAGGTTGTCAAATACAGTTACTTCGTGACCGTGATCACTCAGCATTCTAGACATATGTGATCCGATATATCCGGCTCCACCGCATACTAGCAGGGATAGTTTCTTTTTATTGTTATCCATTACGTTTCCGTGAGTTCATAATTATTATTGCATGTTATCTTTTTGATTATTTAATAAATATTAAAATTTGTCGAGTACGTCTGGATAGAATACCTCTATTATATAAATGAAATATTATCAGTTTTTAATGATTTTTGATTCACTGTTTTTCAAAAAAAATATATTTAAAATAACAGTAGTGAAATTTCAAAATATTAAAAAGCTTAACTTAGATTAGGTCAAATAGTAATCTTTGTTTAATTGCTTTGGATTATTTGATATGATGACGGTTCTTAGTCACCTATAAAAGAGGATGATAAATTGTTAAAAAAAATAATGCTGTTCATTTTTATGATTTTAATAACATCAAGCGGTTATGCTGTTGCTTCGACCGACAGAGTCGTTTTTTATCCTTCCGGTGCGGATATTTCAAGATTGATTCATGCTGATATTACAGCAGGTAATAATGTTGATAGTTCTGGCGGGACTGTAACATTTATCCTGCCGGGGCAGGCTCTGCCGGATACATTTTCAATTGCACCTATAACAAAAGAGGTTGTAATTAATGATGTTTCTTGGACCCGGGATGATTTGACCCAGTCTCCTGCGGCTGTTGATCTAGGAAAAAAAATTGATTTGCTTAAATCAAAGTTGATGTCTGTAAATGCTCAAATTAAAGCTGTTGAAGGTGGTATTCTTTTTTGGAACGAAAGAGGTAAAATTCAACAAACTAAAGTCGGTGAAGTTGATAAGATTGCTGATCTAGTCGTTTCAAATCTTACAAAGCTATATAATCAATCTGTAAAATTAGGATCTCAAAGTAAGGATATTTCATCTCTGATAAATGAGTTGAGTAGAAAGATTAAAGAAATTTCCGGGCCGGGAAAAAGTCGCTGGATTGTTACAGTCTCAGTGGTTGCAAGTGGTAATAAAAGCGCAGATTTCAAAATTAATTACATGCTTCGCAATTGCGGATGGCGACCTAAGTATAAACTTGACGGGTATCCTGACCAGAAGAAAGTTGAGTTTTCATTTGATGCTGAAATCTGGCAGTCCAGCGGAATGAATTTTAAGAATTTTGATGTAGCACTTGCAACTGTTAAAGAACATTCCAGAATTTATCCCCCTGAACTCCGTCTTTGGAAGATCGCTCCGAAGCGTCCCGATATGCCGGAACCGGCTAAGTATGCACGTTCAATGAAGGTTATGGAATCATCTGTTCAAATGAATGATGCTGTAGCTGCAAATGCACCTGTACAAATTAAAAAATCAACTTATTCAATATGGGAACTCGGCACTAAGACTATCGTTGCCGGACCTGCGCGAAAGTATGCAATTTCAAATGAAAGCTGGGATGCTGAGTATTCTTTCCTGTCACGGCCTTCGGCAACTCCAGAAGTGTTTGTTTCAGCCAAAATGAAACTCATTGACGCAAAAGATTTCCCATCAGGGCAGGCATTGGTATTAATGGAAGGAGCTATGATAGGGAAAATGAAATTTTCCTTTTTTGGTAAGGATAAAACATTATTCTTCGGGGCTGATCCTTTGCTTAAGGCAGAACGCAAAACTCTTGAGAAGTATTCAGGAGAAAAAGGAGTGTTTGGATCAAAACAGACATATAATTGGAAGTATCTAATAACCTTGTCTAATTCCAGAAAAAATCCGGTTATGATAAAAGTTCAGGAACCGGCTCCATCTTCCGGTGATAAGCGGATCAAGCTAAGCGATTCGGCTGAACCCAAGGCTGTCGTTAAAGATAATAATTTTGAGTGGGATATAACTGTTCCTGCTAGCCAAAAGGCAGAAGTTCAATACGGTGTAGACTTGAATGCGCCAGAGGATATGATAATTGATTTTGGACTTGGCAGATAAAATAAAAAAGCCCGTTTCGCTAGAAGCGGGCTTTTTTATTAAACAAATTTGAAATTAGAAATTGTAACCGAGACTTAGGCCTACAATGTAGGTAAGGCCGTTTTCGGTTTTAGTGTCAAGAACCCCGGTTCCCGGTCTAGCTGCGATTGTGCGGTCTTTCATCCAGAGATACATGTAAGAGACATCAACAACAAAGTTGTCAAATTTATATCCCAAACCGGTAGATACTATCTGGCGATCATTCGTGGGCAGCATGTAATCTTCATATCCTTCACGGATAGGGCTCTGATCATAAACATAACCGGCTCTAAGAGCTAGATCTTCGATTGGGAGATATTCAACACCAAGCTGAAATCTCCATACATCTTCCCATTTTTTTACAGCAGTATAATTCTTTATGCCAATAGAATTGGTCTTTGCAAAGTCGTAGTTAATATCGCTGTATTCACTCCATTCGGAATAAATAGCATCAGCTTCAAAGCTAAGGTTTGCAAGTGGCTTGTATTCTACACCGAATAAAAAGGTATTCGGTGTATTCATTGACATTGTAATGTCATTGTCATTGAACCTTGTTGCAGTGCTAATTCCTGTAGGAACATTGTAGCTTGCAGATCCAGTAGCATGGTGCTGCATTTTGCTGCGGTATGAAAAGCCGAGAGCCCATTCATCATTCGGTGTAACTCTTATGCCTGCGTTGAAGCCAGGTGTGATGCCGTCGACTATTAAGCGCTGATCAATATCATTTGTTGGATTGTTAGGATCGTTTGCGCCGGTGGGGTCAATTTTTTTACGAAGGTCAGCCCTTACGTACATAAGTTCAAAACCACCAGCTATTGAAATATATTCGTTGATTTTATATGCGATATTCGGGTTAACAGAAAAACTATTTATTTCAGTGTCATATGAAGAGTATCTTCCGCTCCAGTCTTCGTCGAAAGAAGTGCCAAGGCCAAAACGTGTAAATGAGCCGACACCAAACCATAGGCTGTCGTTAACCTGATGTGTAAAGTAAGCGTGTGGTGGAACGAATACTTTTTTGTTGATGCTTTCTTTTTTGCTATTACCGTTATAGTTGGTAGTCACATCATTTGAGGGCGCAATTGTTGAAATTCCGGCTAGTACCTGAGTGCCCTGAAGCTGCGTAATACCTGCGGGATTCCATGCTATAGCAGAAGGATCATCTGCTTTGGCAACCATTGCTCCCCCAAGAGCGTTGCCTCGAGCACTCCATTCATACAATGCAAATCCTGCTGCTTCAGCTTTAGTACATATGCTGGAAGACAGCATTAGTCCCATCATAATTAGCAGTACACTTACGCATACTGTAAATTTGTTCTTCATACAAACTCCTTAAAACGAAATACATGCAACTTATCAAGTAAGTTTTATAATGATATCATCATTCCCCATAGTTTAAGCGGTTATTTTACTATCTTGGTTGATAGTATATGTAAAGAAAATTAAATGTATCTACTGTTTATATTAAGTGTTCATTAGTATAATGTAGTCACTTTCCACTTATTATACATATGTGTATGTTTATTAGTTGTGGTGAAGTACTTTTTATTTGTGTGCAACACACACTTTTTTTGTTTTTTGCAGTGTATTGCTATAAAAAAAGGCAGCCTGATGGGCTGCCTTTTAAGAAGTTGTTCTTAGGAATGTTATTTTATAAAGTAAGCAAGATACTCTTGATTACCTTTTGGACCTTTAATACTTGAAGGAACAAGTCCTTTAAGTATTAAATGAAGCTCAGAAGCTGCAAAATTAATGATCATATCTACAGCCTGCTGTCTGAGGGATTCATCTCGCACTATTCCTTTGTCTGTTTGTCCCGGACCAACTTCGAATTGAGGTTTAATCAGGCAAACAATTTCTCCGGTATTTTTTAAAAAACGTACCAGAGCAGGAAGTACTTTTGTTAAAGAAATAAAAGAAACATCACAAACAACAAGATCGACCTCTTCGGGAATAAGATCTTTTTCAGCATGTCGTAAATTGACTCTTTCTAAGTTAATTACGCGCTCATCCTTCTGAAGTTTCCAATGCAGTTGTCCGTATCCAACATCAGCCGCATAGACTTTAAGCGCTCCGAATTGAAGCATGCAGTCTGTGAATCCGCCTGTTGAAGCCCCAGCATCAAGAGCAACTTTACCTTTTGGATCAAGTCCTAGTTCTTCTATGGCCGTCAGCAGTTTATATCCGCCTCGGCTGACAAATCTGTCTTTGTCCTTCACAACTATTTCTAAATCGGGGTCGAGCTGCATACCTGGTTTTGTTATGGGCAGCTTTTGGCCGTTTTGAAGAAAGTGAGCTTGTCCCGCCATGATCAACCGTTTAGCCTGCTCGCGACTTTCGGAAAGCCCCTGAGAGAAAAGCATTTGATCTGCGCGTTCCTTTTTAGCCACTTATTTTTTCTCCAGACCAAGCATAGCTACGACATTGTCGGCTGCTTTTGAGATGTAATCAGCTTCTGACATAGAATCTTTCAACGTAGCTTCAATAACAAGTTCAGGAGAATTTGATTTAGATGAATCGGGTGTTACTTCGTACTCAGCTGGGAAGGTGTTTTGGTAGTACATGTCTTGAAATCCGACAAACTTGAGTTGATGAGCAGTAGAATCAAGTATAGCTGATTCATTTTCATTAATAAGTCCAAGCTCTTTAGCTCTGATAAGACCGGCGAGACATTCTCCGCCTTGAGTACAGGCAATGTGGCCATTCGCGTTGGCTAGGAGCATGCTGTCCATAATGAGCTGCTCGGAAACCTGAACAACCTGAAAGGATGTTTTGCCACCGATAGCTTCATATTTATCCGCAAAGTATTTTACTCTCGGAAATGAAACGGGATTACCGATCATTGCCGCCTGTGCAACTGAAGGTTGTACAGTGACAGGTTTGTATTCGCGTTCTTTTGGATCATCAACAGAGTAGTAGCGGTAGACAGGATCTGCATGTGCAGACTGGACACCGAAAATTCTAGGTAATTCTTTAATAATATCAAGTTCATAAAGTTTCAGGAAACCGGCCATAATGGCTGTGACGTTTCCGGCATTACCGATTGGTACAAAAATACATTTGTCTTTCAGATCCCAGTCATACCATTGAGCAACTTCAAAGGCGTACGATTCCTGACCGAGAATTCTCCATGAATTCTTGGAGTTGAGCAGGGCAACTCTGTAATTGTCTGCCAGATGTTCGACGACTTTCATACAGTCATCAAAGACTCCGGGTACTTCAAGAACTTTCGCGCCGCTTCCAAGCGGTTGAGCAAGCTGCTGGGGAGTAACTTTACCTTCTGGAAGAATAACCACGGATTTAACGGGGCCGCCAATATATGAGGCATAAAGAGCTGCCGCAGCGGAAGTGTCACCTGTTGAAGCACAGACTGTGAGAATTTCGTCCCAGTTATTTTTTGCGAGAAGGGCATTGATATAGCTGAAAGCACAAGCCATCCCTCTATCTTTGAAGGATGCGCTTGGATTTTGACCGTCATTTTTATAAGCGGTTTTAATCCCGACAATTTTATTTAAATTTGTATTTGAAGCGACAATAGGAGTGTTTCCTTCACCGAGAAACAAAATATCTTTTTCTTCGATGACTGGAGCGAACAGCTCATAGAATCTGAAAATACCTCGGAGGCTGTCTTTTTTTGTAGCTGTACGGGCATCGAACAAGTCA
It encodes:
- a CDS encoding OmpP1/FadL family transporter; its protein translation is MKNKFTVCVSVLLIMMGLMLSSSICTKAEAAGFALYEWSARGNALGGAMVAKADDPSAIAWNPAGITQLQGTQVLAGISTIAPSNDVTTNYNGNSKKESINKKVFVPPHAYFTHQVNDSLWFGVGSFTRFGLGTSFDEDWSGRYSSYDTEINSFSVNPNIAYKINEYISIAGGFELMYVRADLRKKIDPTGANDPNNPTNDIDQRLIVDGITPGFNAGIRVTPNDEWALGFSYRSKMQHHATGSASYNVPTGISTATRFNDNDITMSMNTPNTFLFGVEYKPLANLSFEADAIYSEWSEYSDINYDFAKTNSIGIKNYTAVKKWEDVWRFQLGVEYLPIEDLALRAGYVYDQSPIREGYEDYMLPTNDRQIVSTGLGYKFDNFVVDVSYMYLWMKDRTIAARPGTGVLDTKTENGLTYIVGLSLGYNF
- the larC gene encoding nickel pincer cofactor biosynthesis protein LarC yields the protein MKSLLIDPRMAGVAGDMLLAALLDLTGDQECLPLLSKAICELTHCTASIKAIHTTSMGIGAIKMDIGLKGERFASAEDLARAFKNISNFMEMSPTVIDKGLEVISVLAEAESAVHEGHYHLHEVGSVDTVIDIAGVLWLLDKYEFMDGQISCLPVAVGNGIISMDHGKLPAPAPATLEILCKRAIPIASSTEKFELATPTGVALLACIVDDFIKIYPTSTPLKAGQGAGNAELESSPNIIRIIENISSCENIEQAILLETLIDDASGEILGHALNEMLDAGALDAYITPATGKKNRPAHLVSILCVPGEEREMSCKLMQQTGSIGVRTHVVDRFIAERKIDKYKVEINDTKYPIRIKISTFDQHLISRKPEFDDLIEISKQTGLSPRIISEEVKRQCFLPIKDSNERD
- the thrC gene encoding threonine synthase, with product MSQANTFPEYRGKMEYHCLGCGQHYGIDELYYTCPKCGSVFILQDLTFDELKKTSGQEWRDLFDARTATKKDSLRGIFRFYELFAPVIEEKDILFLGEGNTPIVASNTNLNKIVGIKTAYKNDGQNPSASFKDRGMACAFSYINALLAKNNWDEILTVCASTGDTSAAAALYASYIGGPVKSVVILPEGKVTPQQLAQPLGSGAKVLEVPGVFDDCMKVVEHLADNYRVALLNSKNSWRILGQESYAFEVAQWYDWDLKDKCIFVPIGNAGNVTAIMAGFLKLYELDIIKELPRIFGVQSAHADPVYRYYSVDDPKEREYKPVTVQPSVAQAAMIGNPVSFPRVKYFADKYEAIGGKTSFQVVQVSEQLIMDSMLLANANGHIACTQGGECLAGLIRAKELGLINENESAILDSTAHQLKFVGFQDMYYQNTFPAEYEVTPDSSKSNSPELVIEATLKDSMSEADYISKAADNVVAMLGLEKK
- a CDS encoding TlyA family RNA methyltransferase, which codes for MAKKERADQMLFSQGLSESREQAKRLIMAGQAHFLQNGQKLPITKPGMQLDPDLEIVVKDKDRFVSRGGYKLLTAIEELGLDPKGKVALDAGASTGGFTDCMLQFGALKVYAADVGYGQLHWKLQKDERVINLERVNLRHAEKDLIPEEVDLVVCDVSFISLTKVLPALVRFLKNTGEIVCLIKPQFEVGPGQTDKGIVRDESLRQQAVDMIINFAASELHLILKGLVPSSIKGPKGNQEYLAYFIK
- the galE gene encoding UDP-glucose 4-epimerase GalE; translated protein: MDNNKKKLSLLVCGGAGYIGSHMSRMLSDHGHEVTVFDNLSTGYSKALKWGDFIQGDLRNPDDLEKALSSKKFDAVFHFSGLIVVSDSVKHPFQYYDNNVTGTLNLLQAMRNNGVDKFVFSSSAAVYGDPIMDLITENHPLAPLNPYGRTKLYTEEILEDYATAYDFNSVSFRYFNAAGAHPDALIGEAHRPETHLIPNILLSSIDQGRKLKIYGDDYPTPDGTCVRDYIHIQDLCEAHLAAIEFLETSQGAHSFNLGNGNGFSVLDVIKAAGDVIGRKIPYEFEPKRDGDSPRLVADSSKAHKLLNWKPRYGDLREIIETAYRWHKNPAF
- a CDS encoding DUF4139 domain-containing protein, with the translated sequence MLKKIMLFIFMILITSSGYAVASTDRVVFYPSGADISRLIHADITAGNNVDSSGGTVTFILPGQALPDTFSIAPITKEVVINDVSWTRDDLTQSPAAVDLGKKIDLLKSKLMSVNAQIKAVEGGILFWNERGKIQQTKVGEVDKIADLVVSNLTKLYNQSVKLGSQSKDISSLINELSRKIKEISGPGKSRWIVTVSVVASGNKSADFKINYMLRNCGWRPKYKLDGYPDQKKVEFSFDAEIWQSSGMNFKNFDVALATVKEHSRIYPPELRLWKIAPKRPDMPEPAKYARSMKVMESSVQMNDAVAANAPVQIKKSTYSIWELGTKTIVAGPARKYAISNESWDAEYSFLSRPSATPEVFVSAKMKLIDAKDFPSGQALVLMEGAMIGKMKFSFFGKDKTLFFGADPLLKAERKTLEKYSGEKGVFGSKQTYNWKYLITLSNSRKNPVMIKVQEPAPSSGDKRIKLSDSAEPKAVVKDNNFEWDITVPASQKAEVQYGVDLNAPEDMIIDFGLGR